The following nucleotide sequence is from Candidatus Poribacteria bacterium.
AGAGCTCATGGGTGTGGCGGGTGATGTATATCCAGCCTTCAAAACGTTGAACCAGTGTGTCATCAAACCGGCGGTCAAAGAGATTAACGCCTTGACGAACTTTTTTGTTGAGGTCGAACAGAAACGCGATGGCCGTAAAATCGGTTTCCTGAAATTCAGGATCTCGCGGTTAAGAGAACTCACAACTGTTGATGCCACGCAAGAGCCCCTATTTCCCGATATTGAGGACCTGCCTGCGGTTGCGAACGCGTTAGTCCAAGCCGGTGTGGCGCGCCGAGAGGCAGAGAAAATCGCTAACCAGGAATGGAAAGCCGTAGATGCGGATGTACAATTGGGAGCCTATAAGGATTTTGAGGCATACATCCAAGAGAAGATAGGGCTTGCGAAACAGGCAGCGGGTGTGAAAAATATCGGCGGCTTCATCATCCAAGCCGTCCGGGAAAACTATCAGGATCCGGTCGCGCAAGCCGAGTTTGCGGAACGGAAAGCGAAAGAACAACAGGCGATGCTCGATGCCTTGGAATCTGAGACTTCGGAGAAAAAGAACGCCCTGCTCCGCCAAGCCGTCCGCACCCACCCCGAACTGCTTGTGCAGGCGAGTGCGAAAATCCAGTCGCACATCATCCGTAAACGCCTCGAAGGCTATGCGTCCCTCGAAGAAGCCTATCGAGAAGGCGGGATGGTCACGGCGGAGATCAACGCCATTCTCGCTGAAGAGTTCTGTGTCGATCTGCTTGCCCCTGTCTACGAAGCCTATGCAGCGGAAAAGGCGCGGATCCTTGAGATGTAGGGTTCGTTTCATGTGTCACGGCGAATGCCGCAAACTAAAAATTTGCGCTACTACAGCAATTTGGGTTAATTTAATATCGTAAAATCTATTTTAGGGTAGATATATATTAATTTAATATCGTGAAATCTGTTTTTTTATAGAAAATTTAAAAAAATTTGACTTAATTCTAAATTTTATCGTATAATTTAAATGTGAGGAAGATGTTTATTCTCCTCCACAGAAAACAAAAACACCCGTCAACACGCGCTGGCATTACGTTTCAGGGAGTAGGGAACCTTGAAAAACGGATGCGATCGGCGCGTGTTTCGGGTTAAAGTCCCACCATTTCTTTTTTTTTTCCACTCCTTTCTTATCCGCTATTTTCATTTTTTTTATCTTTTTTTCTTGACAAATTGCAACCAAAATGTTTTAATTCTCGTTAAATCAAAGGAAAAGGGATTTTTAACTTGACAAATCTTTTTTTAGTGCGTATAATTAAATGTAATCGTTGCATTAGAGACGCTAATTTTACCGAACGGGGGATTTCGCATGCCGAAACGAGTCAGTGCGAAGCAACTATTAATAGCTTGCCGGATGTCATTTGATGGCAAAAGCAACCGCGAAATCGCGAACGCGTTGGACTTCAGCGAGACAACTGTATCGAATTGGCGGAAGTCTGAGGTCTGGCAGGAATTCGAGGCGGAACTCATTGATGCCTACAAACAGCAAGTCTTGAACCTCGAAAGTGTAACCCCATCGTAATATAGGCACTTATGCACAATGGCGCGGGGAACATATACCCGCACAAAAAAAGGTTAGTTTATTTTGTAAGAATGGGTTTATTTCCCTGAATCCATTCGACTGTTTGAATGGAAGTTTTGCTGAAAAGCGAGACTTAACACTATTTTTTTCTATTACATTTGGAGGAAAATAACCTATGTCAAATCGATTGACATTTTCCTTAGCAAGTTTAATTCTAATGTTCGCTTTCGTGGCGATGCCCGTAATGGCGCACGATAATGCCGGTGGTGATGATGCAACCACTCCGCGTCCGCATTCGCATCCATTGACAGAAGGCCTTGATGCAGCTACAGATGCTGCTGATGTAACAGCAGGCAGAGCAGGAACAGCAGTTACAACACACGATACTCACCCCACAGTGATGTCCATCGTAGCGACACCTGATGCGGCGGACGCGACCCTTCGAACAAGCGACGGACGGGATGTCATACTCCTTGATTCCACTGCAACTGACCCTACTGCTTTGACGATAGCGGCGGGTGGTGGTACCGGTGTCTTTAACGTGAGAGTCACGTTTAGTGGAACGTTGGCTTCTGATGCTGTGTTAGCATCTAGCGAAGTTACGGTCAGAGCCCGGAAACCTGATGGAACACCTATTACTACTGGAGTTTCCGTCGGTAGTACTGTTACTGGTGATGCTGGGCAAAATGTATTTGATGTGCCAATTGAAGTCACTGCTGATGCTTATTGGGATGCTACTGCTACCCCTGCTGCGTCCAACTTGCCTATAGAGGTATTTATAGATGTAGCCAGAGATGCGGTGGCGACTGGAACAACAAGTAATGCGCATGGCGTAACACTGAATCCTGCATCCAGTGATGCTTATATGTCTGATTCAATGACGAAGTTCACTATCGTGGATGAGCTTGATGCTGAAAACATGCGTCCGACCCTTACTATTAGTGATACCACACCTGAACCTACAGCTGCAGTAACAACCGGCTCGTTTAACATCATGTATACCACTATGGATGCCGATATGGACACAGTTACGGTTGCAGCGGAAGTTACTAGTGTGATTCCGGCAGGTGCGATGGCGCATTATAGTGTTGATACATCTGTAGACGGTACGGTTACAGTGATGCAGGCGATGCCTACTGCCACTATGATGACTGTTCCAGGGGCAGCTGTTACGGTGACCCTAACACCCAGCGATTCTGCAGCTGGAATGCCTGTAACGTTTAACATTCTCTTTGCTGAGGCAACGTATACTGATCCTGGCGAGACTGATATGGGCGACATGCTTGAAGCCGGTGATTACCTCGTTGTTGTCCGAGATGCGTCTATGGTAACATCGGGCTACTTCGGTGCCAACGGCCCCTCGATGGCTGATGTGCACGTATGGGCTGATATGCCGAACCTGGAAAGACTGTTTAGCGTAGGCGGTAAACTGGAACTGACTGTTACAGG
It contains:
- a CDS encoding replication initiation protein yields the protein MHLLQRDEFIKASPAIQIQGKITHLQRRAWNVLLANAYDELPNREMHRVSVVELSEKLGFNSRNQEHLKDMLKALTECIVEWNTLGKDQKQVWGVASLLASAEIEKGICTYAFAPHLRLKLYNPRVYAKLNLRLQNRFSDRHALILWELCFDYFDSARDHGETPFIPLEKFRELMGVAGDVYPAFKTLNQCVIKPAVKEINALTNFFVEVEQKRDGRKIGFLKFRISRLRELTTVDATQEPLFPDIEDLPAVANALVQAGVARREAEKIANQEWKAVDADVQLGAYKDFEAYIQEKIGLAKQAAGVKNIGGFIIQAVRENYQDPVAQAEFAERKAKEQQAMLDALESETSEKKNALLRQAVRTHPELLVQASAKIQSHIIRKRLEGYASLEEAYREGGMVTAEINAILAEEFCVDLLAPVYEAYAAEKARILEM
- a CDS encoding LuxR C-terminal-related transcriptional regulator is translated as MPKRVSAKQLLIACRMSFDGKSNREIANALDFSETTVSNWRKSEVWQEFEAELIDAYKQQVLNLESVTPS